The Chryseobacterium glaciei DNA window TCAAGGATAAGGAAACCCTCATTTTTAACCAGATGCATCGTTCTTATGACGAGAATACAATTCTGGAAATCCTTGATTATCAAAGTAAAAACAATTTAAACAACACCCAACTAGCCAACCATTTCAAGCTCAGCCGAAATACGGTTACTAAGTGGAAGAAACATTTTTCAAACAGGCATTCGCATTCTTTTAAGGCGTAGCAATAATAAAAAAAATCCTTAAAAAAACACAATTTAGTATATGCCATAAAGACAAGATATAGAATGTATTGATTTTTATTTGTGTTTTATTAGTGTTTTCCACCGATCGAAAGGTCTTTAGAAAAATCAACCTTCTATTTTTTGCCTTAGTAGCCCTTATTGAATGTGAATGCTCTTTTTTAAAATTTTAACCAATCATACAACATATATAATTATTAAGTGGAAATAGGAAGCGCAAGTACTTGCCGATGCAAAAACTCATCCCCTTTTACATTGCTTATTTGCGCCCTATTTTAAATTAGAAAAAAACATCTTCATAGTAATAAGTAAAGTGGAAATAGAAATTGCAGGGATCTGATTCATAATCTATAATTAAGTTTTAGCACCTGCATTCTATTTTTTTTGAAAGATGACTAAAATTGTCTCATAAGTTTTTTTAAAAATAAAGTTTGTACCGGAATGCGGACACTCAATCTTGATTTTCAATTTTAAGTGATTCGCATTCCTTTTTTTATTTAAGATTAAAAAAGAAGTCTCAAAATCAGATAAAAACAATTCAATTTATATTAAGAATAAATAAATAATAATAAATTATATCTGTAAATCACACAATAATATACTATAAAAACTACTTTTGCATTACAAAACCACAAGTCATGTTTTTAAAATCCCTCTTAAAAAAAACATTCTATGTTCTCATCTTATTATTTATAGAAAACTATGACGCACAAATATATTCTATAAAAGATCTCGACAGCCTCTCTGAAAAATACCGGACAGAAGGTAACATTAAGAAAAGTATAGAGCTTAATATTAATGCCATAAAAAACTACGAAAAGCAAAACAATAAAGATGGCGTAATAGCAGCTTATATTAATATCGGCGGCCTGTTTTGGAATCTTCACAGATATAAAGAAAGTCTGAAATATCTGGAAAGTGCAGAAACAGAATTAAGAAAAATAAAAAATCCTACATTATGCGCAAGAATGTATGGAGAATATGCCCGAAATTACGCTTCTCTTGGGCTTTTAGATCAATCTAATACCAGTCTTGACACTTCAATTTACTTCGCAAAACAAATCTCTGATAAAAAGGAAAAAGAAAAACTTCTCTATTTTTACTATACTTGGAAAATAGCCAATTTTGAAGAACTCCGTGCTACTGATTCCATCAATTCTACCCTAAAAAAACGATTAAAACTTACGGTTCAGCCTCTTACTTATGTTTATATGGCAGAAAATTTCATCCAGAATAAAAAGACAGATTCTGCCGAATATTACCTGAACAAAGCCAGCAAAATGAGTGGTGATTTTAGTCATTATCAAAAATCTATGACTCT harbors:
- a CDS encoding transposase, yielding MEKATPNYKRIYNDIIARKHPHKEDQCKTILKKTDLSMLDVIKLNNIIFGIKDKETLIFNQMHRSYDENTILEILDYQSKNNLNNTQLANHFKLSRNTVTKWKKHFSNRHSHSFKA